In the Deltaproteobacteria bacterium genome, AAGACGGCGGGGAAGAAGTGGCTGGGAACCGTCCTGATCGTCGCGGTGTTCGTCGGAGGGTTCGTGGTGGGAGACCTCACCACCTCCCGGCATGCCGCGCAGGCGAACGTCGCCTACAGCAAGCTGAAACTCTTCGGCGACGTCCTCTCGATCATCCAGAGCAGCTACGTCGAGGAGGTGAACGTCGACAACCTCGTCCGGGGAGCCGTCAACGGGATGGTCCAGACACTCGATCCTCACAGCTCCTACCTCACGCCGGAAATGCTGAAGCAGGTCGAGGTCGAGACGAAAGGGGTGTTCGGTGGCCTCGGGATCGAGATCGGCGTGAAGGACGGCTTCCTCACGGTGATCGCGCCCATCGAGGACACGCCTGCGGCGCGCGCAGGCCTGCAGCCCGGGGACAAGATCGTCAAGATCGAGAACGAATCGACCAAAAACATGAACGTGATGGACGCGGTGAAGCGGCTCCGGGGAGAGCCGGGGAGCAAGGTGACGATCACGGTGGCCCGGGAATCGCTGCCCGAGCCGAAGGCCTACACCCTCACCCGCGACATCATCAAGATCAAGAGCGTCAAGTCCAAGTCGATGGGGGACGGGATCGGTTACATCCGGCTGACGCAGTTCCAGCAGGACTCCCACCAGGAGGTCGACCGCGCCCTGCAGGCGTTCCTGAAGGAGAAGGGGGGGATGAAAGGGCTCATCCTCGACATGCGGAACAACCCGGGCGGGCTGCTTGACCAGGCGGTCCGGATTGCGGACGAATTCGTCGACTCGGGGCTCATCGTCTACACCGACGGCCGGGTCGAGGCCCAGAAGACGAAGTATGTCGCCCACAAGGAGGGGACGTACACCGGCTTCCCGATCGTCGTGCTGGTGAACGCCGGGTCCGCCTCCGCCTCCGAGATCGTCGCCGGCGCGCTGCAGGATCACGGCCGGGCGATCATCATCGGCCAGCGCACCTTCGGTAAGGCGTCGGTCCAGACGATCCTTCCGATGGAGGATGGCTCCGCGCTCCGGCTGACGACGGCGCGGTACTACACCCCCAACGGACGGTCGATCCAGGCGAAGGGGATCGAGCCCGACATCGTGGTCCCGGATGGCAGAGAGCCGGCCGACGGGCACGCGGCGATGCTCCGGGAGAAGGACATCGAGCGGCACCTGAAGGGGGACGGCGAGGAACCGCCGACGCCGGTCGAAGTGAAGAAGGCGGGGAAAAAGGAGGACGGGGTGAAGAAGGGAACCCCGGCCGAGCCGGAGATCCGGAAAGAGGACGCGAAGGACCCCCAGCTCGACCGCGCGGTCGAGCTGCTGAAGGGGTGGGAGATCTTCAAGTCCCGGTTCATCGACCGGCAGAAGGCGTCCTGACCGGGCGGCAAGATGCCGGGGACAGCCGCCGGGGGAACGGGCAGCGGAAGGAAGCGGTGGGGGTGGGCAGCCCTGATTGCCGGGGCGTTCCTCGCCGGCCTGCTGTTGGTGAGTGTCGTCCTGATCCGGGCGCCCGAGACGGAGCGGCCGACGGCGGATAACCTCGCCAACGCACCCGCCGCGATCCCGCCGTCTTCCGTGCCGTCGGACAACGGGGCGGCCGGGCCGGCTCCGGGTCCTCCGGCCCCCCGGTTGGCGATCGTCGTCGACGACCTTGGGTACGATCCGGTGCGGGACGCCGAGTGGCTCGACTTCCCCGAGCGGATCACCGTATCCGTTTTACCGCACGGCCCCTCCTCGAAATCGTTCGCCGCTTCCGCCCGGACCCACGGTTTCGGCGTGATCCTCCACGTCCCGATGGAGCCGGAAGGCGCCGTCGCCGACCGAACGGAGCCATTCCTTCTTCGCCGGGGGATGCCGCCGGAGGAGATCGCGGAGCGGTTCGCCCGGATGTCGGCCGACGTTCCCCAGGCGAAGGGGGCGAGCAACCACATGGGGTCGGCGTTCACCTCCGATCTCGCCGCGATGGCCGCCTTCGCGCAGGCGCTCAAGGGGAAGGGGTTCTTCTTCGTCGACAGCGTGACCTCGGCGGGCACCGTCGGGTCCATGGCCATGGAACAGGCGGGTGTCCCCGTGACGCGGCGCGACGTCATCCTCGACGACGACGGCCGGCCCGAGGAGATGCGGCGCCAGTGGGCCGCCGCCATCGCCCTGGCGAAGGATCGGGGCCAGGCGATTCTCCTGTGCCACGCCCGCCGGGAGACGCGCAAGGCCCTGCTGGAACTGCTCCCGCAGCTGCGCAGGGAAGGGATCCGCGCGGTGACCGTCGAAGAGCTTCTGGCGGTGCATTGAATGGAACCAGACCTTTTCGCGGCATCGCCCTCAGGGGACGTTCTTTCCGTCACCGAGCTCACCGGGAAGATCAAGCGGCTCATCGAGTCGTCCTTCCGGAGTGTGCGGGTCGAGGGGGAGGTGTCGAACTACAAGCGGTACGAGGCGTCCGGCCACCGGTATTTCTCCCTGAAGGACGAGGGGGCGCAGATCCGCGTCGTCCTGTTCCGCGGGAACGAGCGGAACATCTACGGGGAGATCCGCGACGGGCAGACCGTGATCGTCACCGGCTCCCTCGGGGTGTTCGAGAAGAAGGGGGAGTACCAGATCTACGCCCGGTCCGTCGAGGTGCGGGG is a window encoding:
- a CDS encoding divergent polysaccharide deacetylase family protein; protein product: MPGTAAGGTGSGRKRWGWAALIAGAFLAGLLLVSVVLIRAPETERPTADNLANAPAAIPPSSVPSDNGAAGPAPGPPAPRLAIVVDDLGYDPVRDAEWLDFPERITVSVLPHGPSSKSFAASARTHGFGVILHVPMEPEGAVADRTEPFLLRRGMPPEEIAERFARMSADVPQAKGASNHMGSAFTSDLAAMAAFAQALKGKGFFFVDSVTSAGTVGSMAMEQAGVPVTRRDVILDDDGRPEEMRRQWAAAIALAKDRGQAILLCHARRETRKALLELLPQLRREGIRAVTVEELLAVH
- a CDS encoding S41 family peptidase — its product is MEPTGAAPRKTAGKKWLGTVLIVAVFVGGFVVGDLTTSRHAAQANVAYSKLKLFGDVLSIIQSSYVEEVNVDNLVRGAVNGMVQTLDPHSSYLTPEMLKQVEVETKGVFGGLGIEIGVKDGFLTVIAPIEDTPAARAGLQPGDKIVKIENESTKNMNVMDAVKRLRGEPGSKVTITVARESLPEPKAYTLTRDIIKIKSVKSKSMGDGIGYIRLTQFQQDSHQEVDRALQAFLKEKGGMKGLILDMRNNPGGLLDQAVRIADEFVDSGLIVYTDGRVEAQKTKYVAHKEGTYTGFPIVVLVNAGSASASEIVAGALQDHGRAIIIGQRTFGKASVQTILPMEDGSALRLTTARYYTPNGRSIQAKGIEPDIVVPDGREPADGHAAMLREKDIERHLKGDGEEPPTPVEVKKAGKKEDGVKKGTPAEPEIRKEDAKDPQLDRAVELLKGWEIFKSRFIDRQKAS